The genomic DNA GGTAATGATGGGTGATTTGGCCAAAAGGGAgatgtgcataaattaaaacctTGCCTCTAGCCCCCACaccttctctttctgtttctggttgtATTTATTGATGCAGCCATGCGACACTTATGCAACATCTGCacagaaagaaaggaaaacacGATAGAGGCGTCTCGCCTATCTGTAATACGAGTCCCGTTTCATGTTCAGCTGCTCCCTAAAGCCCTCGGGGGCCCAGACACCAAAGAGGGCCTCGCCCACGTCGAGGAACGCCTTGAATAGCGCTGGGTAGTCAATGTGGGGTCTGTCCACGGTGTCGTCCTCCAGGGGACTGGCGCAAGAGGGCTGCGGTagcagcagggcagcactGAGAGCCGCCGCAAGTGCAACAAGTGTCCAGGGAATCATTTCTGCTCGCAATCAACTGGTGATGCAATCATTCGCGTTGCACTTTTATATAggcttgtggcagtggcactgccactgaaaGCTGGCCTGACCCCATTCCGTTGTTGCCACAGTTGTTGCTGGCCAGGCCCGAATCGGCTGCGCTTGTAAACACGGTCGAGTCGCAGccatggcaaatatttggccactTGTTCGACACGTTTAgcgcagagaaaaaaaagaatgcaaaCTAAAGCGGATCAGGGGCAGATGCCACAGCGAACAATATTTCAGCATGTCCGTCCGCTTGTTGGATGGCGCTCAAAATCCAATTTGTAGAAGGCACAGCCGCACATTTGATATGCGTGGATCTGCACGGATCCGATGATCCACGCTCACATGACAACGCCAACGCTGCCTCCATCCATCAATCATTTGGACAAGAAGCGCTTCAAGTGCAGCTGCTTAGCGCAGCGCTTAATGTTAATTGATCGagcttttgtttaattaaaatttcagaTTTGGGTCACACGATACTCAAACTTGGACTTGGCTCCAAATGCGGAAGTCCCAGCACCCCCTGCTCCCGCCAGTTCTTAGCCACTGCCAAGATTACTCAATAAATTATGCGGCATTCATATGACAGGAATCTGGGGGGAGTTTGAACCCGATCTGCCGCATTTTTCTGCCGCTTTAGCCGTGTGAAAATCCAAACTGAACCCGAAAccgaaattaaatgaaaacgaaagccaTTTTTGGGTACAGTGAAAACACTTCAAAGGCGGACTACTGCCACTTCTTTGTTCATAAAGGGAAGCCACTCCAATCCTTTCCCCCATAGAATCTCTTTCACAGCAGACTTAGCCCTAAATCTTCCCTTCTGTCGAGTGTTCACTGtgctttaattttccattcacACACACGCCCCTAAGGGAGACAGTTGACAGTGGGTTGGTgcctttcttttgttgcttttttgagCGTTTTTTATGAATTCCAACTGTTACTGTTATGTAGGCTGGCCgaagcatcatcatcatcatcatcatcattggccGCAACAGCAGGTTGTCACCGGTTTCCCGGTTGGTACCGCAGCAACATCATACGCAAtcgatcggatcggatcgggtctctgcctttgtatctgtgtatcttcTTCAGCGTGTATTTCGGGGTATCTGACACTGACTGGCCGAGTCTGAatgtctgggtctgggtctgccactgccactcttcGAActcttttgtggccaaaacaTTTCGATTATGTTTGAATGTTTGGGTTCAGTTCAAGATCGCGCCTCGAACGGTTCAGTTTAACCTGGCTCCGCTCCGCTCAGTAGCCGGCTCCTTAGGCCCCAACCCACTTCGAGTAAAGGACATAGTGCCAATCGACCGACAGGATAATGCTTTAGCCtgacttcagttttgtgttttgtgaaGTTTTATATACTACAAGTTATATTTCTGTGCCTCAAATAAACGAAATCATCCCACAGTTGTGCCAAATTacgaataataaataaaagtttgtCCCTTTTGAAACGTTTGCTCGGAAATAATCAAGGTAAAAATGTGACGCCATGGAGAGTACCGTACCCCGAATAGTCATCCAACGAATGGCGATTAATAATACCCAAATTCCATGCCGACACCCCCACACAATCCTACGAGCAGATGatgcactccactccgctcaaGTGGGACTGATTTGGTAGATATTTAGAACAACAAATAGAGCTGTTTATGGAGATACTTATATGAAGATTAGAGCGCTAAGATATGGCAAAGAATATGTGATTAATTTTCGTAATTAGTTATGGGATTTGAATGATTTTGGGATGAGTAATGCGGGAAGTCTTCTGGGAATACAGAATGCAGTTCAGAGTAACAAGCATACGTGGCTCTATgggaatattaaatattaccTACAATTTGAAAATTGAGAAGATTAGCAACTTTGAAATTGAACAGCcaatttggcaaacatttccgCAACacactttaaagtttaaacatcTTGAGATaggaataaatattgtaaatcaGCAACTGATATGTTtacacagcaaacagcaaaagcccTCCTCCAAACGGAATATCTAAGCGGATCTAAGAATGGAAGAGTTCACGGATCTCCCCAGAACGTTGAGCACTTGAAGCCACTTGAAGTGGCTCACTCTCAGCTCGTGTTACGCACTCCGTTTGCGTCATCTGACCATAAGTAGAACCCagagactcagactcagacacAGACTCAGCGCGAATTCCAATTCCGTAGATGCGGGCACTTCAGATGAGTGAGTGACAGAGCAGTCGCGGTGGGGGTCAGCAGATCCTTCTACCTATTCCAAGCCCATTCCGACTCCAGCCATCAATTCAGCTGGATGACACTCGAGAGTCAGGGGCTTGTCGGCGCCAAATAGCCAGCGATTTGCTATAATTAAATATCCGACTAGCGGGGGTAACCCATTCTCGTGATATCTGGCAAAGATTTATGGTTCGGCACCACAAAACGTGctgccaattaatttgcagccgcagcagcagctcataataaaatataaatacaaatataatgaGCCACGCACTTGAATTACAGCGAAAATGTGTATTCCATCTCATTGAAAATGCCTCTGATGagttttatgtttatgtttatgtttatccattctctttttgttgtggtcttttgcttttcaatgCAAAGTCTGTTATCTAAAGTTTTTCTTCCCTACTGCGAAGTGTGGCTCCTCATCATCTTGTGCTCATCATTTGTCtggcattttttaattttttctttgatGGATCATTGAAAACAATGAGAAGTAAAACATTTTCTGATGATGCTTCCTCGTTGTCggtggctgtctgtctgttgttttttcggttttcgggttttggtttttggttttcggttttgatTTTCAGTTTTGCGTTGCTCTTGATAATGACCCTGAAGCTGTCGAATTGTAAATGGTTTTTGTAACTtgaaagtggaagtggaagcagcTCGGGGCTGTCCGAAGATGAGTGTAGCACTCACCCAAGTCCCTGCCCCAAATGCATTCGATATTTGCATATTGGAGGAGTCGCCGAGTGGCGAACTGCGTTCCGCGCTTCTTCTGGCTTCTGTCTGTGgatcattaaaattcaattagatgTCGCTTAGATAGTCATTATGATGCCGTATTTGGGAACCGAAGAGCTTACAGTTTGTTGACTCGCGGGAAGGTCATTGACTGTCCACCGACCACCAAGCTGCAATTATCCAAGCCATAATTATGATTTTCTAATTGTTACATCATTCATCTTGGATGTTATGTAAACGCAATCGTTTGATTGAGTTATCAATTCAAATTGATAGACAATTAAGTGCCGACTTGTGTGTCAGTCGAACACAAAGGTCCAACTTTGGTTCGCTCTCTAAAACCTGAAGAGttttttcgctttggttttcgCTCTCCATTGATTGCCTTCTGCACTttatggcatggcatggggccTAGCGAAATCAATCATTGAGTGGCTGCTCAAgtgttttgttgcttcctTGCACAACAATACATCGGATAATTAAGGGTAATATTTCAGGGTAAAAACAACTGAGGAGCAAGTGCGCTCGCTTGGACAAGTTCGTTGTCCAAGTCTTTCGTTTGAGCAGGCTTCAATTTGCATGAACAGCAACATGTCCCTAGATATGTGGATGTAGAGTActtatctgtatctgttgctgTATCTGCTGTCAGCACATTTCACATTGGGGCAAAACGTAATGGCATCAAATGACCTCAGCGGCTGTCCGATGCCAACCCATTGAGAATTGATTGCTCAAATGCTTAACTGGAAGCGATTCGAATATTTGTTTGGGTGCTCAGTTTTGATTAGCGTTTGGTAATTCGAAATTAGTCACATTCTAATGCCGGGCCGAGTGTGATTGATAATGCTTGCTCATCCAGGTGATTGATGGAGCTGCTGGATTACCAGAGTGAAATGACCAACACTCgcacccaaaagccaaaaccgaCTCCAAATCGATCACAAATGGTTGCCCATCATTATCTCGCGGGAGATCGAAAGTGATGCCAAACCgatcataaatattcaaagtaTTTCGAGAGGCATAGCATCTAGATCGATCGGAAATCCACACACATTTCAGGGTCAGTTCTTAGAGATCGTGAttccttttattgttttagtttatttatcgTGCTTAAGTGTCATTTGATGCCGAATATGTACCGTTGATGGACCCACGCTACAGCTCCACACACAAGTCGCTGCACAGCTGGAAAAGGCATTTGTTTGGGGCAGCGAGTCGCTCGTTTTGGTTACGTGAGAGCGCGGACACGCCTCGACCCAATCCGTATGCTAATTCGATTGGTCGGCGGCTCGTGGTGGTCACTTACGTGGCCCCGGCCCGCTCTCATT from Drosophila subobscura isolate 14011-0131.10 chromosome E, UCBerk_Dsub_1.0, whole genome shotgun sequence includes the following:
- the LOC117892100 gene encoding uncharacterized protein LOC117892100, yielding MIPWTLVALAAALSAALLLPQPSCASPLEDDTVDRPHIDYPALFKAFLDVGEALFGVWAPEGFREQLNMKRDSYYR